The segment ATCTCCAGCACCATACTAAATAAACACATATACTTGAACATCTTACAAATAAGGTAACACAAAATAGTACATACCAGTGACGTTGACGGAGGGAGTGCAAACCAAGCTTGTCAGTGATCTCAGCAGCATTCATAGCATTTGGAAGATCTTGCTTGTTAGCAAACACAAGCAGCACAGCATCTCTCAGTTCATCCTATGCATACAttgcaaaatttattcaaaataggGTACGAGTGAAAAGAACCAACTACAAGTTAATTAGAACAGAAAGTTGGTAAATAGTAAATACAGATCATTTCAGACTTTTAAATGCTCCATGGGGCCTATTCTGGATGTATCTTGTGTATTGCACCAGACATGGGCCACCCCAAGACACAATATAATCTTAACCGAAAGAATGAGAGGTGTGTGTTGCATACCTCATTCAACATCCGATGCAGCTCGTCTCTGGCCTCAACAACACGATCACGATCATTACTATCAACCACAAAGATAAGTCCTTGTGTGTTTTGGAAGTAATGCCTCCACAATGGTCTGATCTGGAAGTGCCAAAAAATTGACAAGGAACAACAGACAACAAAAAGTAAGTCAATATCCGAAAGAAGTCATTGCATGACTGCAGATTCCAGATAAGTATATGTACTTGACAGCAGCAAAGAACGCTAGAAGTCAATGAACAGAAGAAAAGATCATTTCTTGGTTTTATATTTCTGTTATTCTGGTGGCTGGTGGGTACGaacattttgcaaaaaaatcGGAAAAATAGGCATGGTGAATTTGAAAACTAgtaatagaaagaaaatataatttcaaaaccAGAAATGCTCTTTCTATAACTCGCAGCTTAGTAAGGTCAGTATGAAGTCAGACAAACTCAAAGTAGAAGAACTTGCAATCATCTTTTAATGTCAGATACTAAAAAGAGCATAGTACTTTGTTTTAAGGCACTAAGTACCTTGTCCTGACCCCCGACATCCCAGACGGTGAAGCTTATGTTCTTGTATTCAACAGTCTCCACATTGAATCCTGATAAAGAAAGAGTTATTGCAGATAACATTAAGAGCAATAGCTTTAATCAGCACAAAATAAGACAAACGTGTGTCAGCAGAACAAACCATGCTGCTAAAAAAAGAGGACATAATTGTGGTGCATAGCTGTTTGCAGCAGCAATTGCATCTAgattatcaaatatataatgaaGCAGAAAATAGGACAAATTTATCTAACAATTTACAGAAGACAAGCCAGTCATTCATGTAAAAAGTGATGCACCCTTGCCCGGTAGCTGCAGAATTGCTTTCTGTACCCTGATTTATCAACAAACGTCTTGAGGGGTTCCTTATATCTTAATACATGCTGAGGATGGAAGTTGGCATGCTCTGAATTATCAAAAAAAGTTTGGGATGTTTCTTATATTAATAGTTTGCTGAAGAAAATGACTAGCGAAGGATATGGGACCCTTTTAACCTTATGAAAAAGTGCTTTCTATGTCACTGGTTGAACCTAAGCTCTCTTTACAGTTTTACAACTGGTCATACAAGATTAGTGCCTGAAGTTAGACAGTGCTGCTTTTCATTTGCTACTAGGTTCAGTCTGCAGAGAGGAGTCCTTGCGATTATATTGCTGAAGAATCAGttagattttttctttctgGGGGCTCAGTTGATAGCTTCTTattaaagtaataaattttgCAGACCAGAAGGTAGTTTCGACTGTTGACTTCGCTAGTTTGGAATTTAATTGGTGGTTAAAACAATGTGTTCAACAAGCTCTACTACTATATAGCATTCTATTGGAGGCTATTGCAAGGAAACTCTGCAATACTATGATTGGGCGTTGGATGTTTTGGTGATGGCAGGAATCTTGCACATGTTCTTAGGATGCTTTGTATTCACTTGGACACTTAAGGCTGTAGCTTAAATTGTAGGTATAACATACAGATGTTTTGGCAGAAACTGCCAATTACAAAAACACAATGACAATGCTAGGATAATAGGCATCTATCAGTTCTGCAATCAACAAAACATGTATAGTACACACAACATAAATTACCAATGGTAGGAATGGTGGTAACAATCTCTCCCAGCTTGAGCTTGTACAATATGGTGGTTTTACCAGCTGCATCAAGACCAACCATCAGAATACGCATCTCCTTCTTGGCAAACAGCCGGCTGAAAAGCTTCCCGAATGATAAACCCATCTTTCTTCAATGCCTGTTGGACCAAAATTAAGATTCAAATTACCACACAAATTCACCTATCAATCAAGCTTAAGACAACATATTTTATTGAATCAAGAGGTTACATAAATGCACAATACAAAATTATGATCCTAAGCCAACATAAATCCAAATTATGGCGTGGTACTCCTCTTAACATACTGATCTCATCCGTCATTTCAATACATTTGATGTATCAGAAGATTTCATCATAAATTTCAATAATCCTTTATTCATCGAGAGATCTAGTAGCAACAAGTTTAACAATCAAAAGAATCAAGAACCCCTCTACTAAAATCGGATCTTGGGCAATGGCATAACTAATAAAATCCGGATCCGTTCGTCAAAAAGACGAAGAACCCAAATCAAGATcctaaaaagaagaagaacccAGATCAAAAACGCATACGGAGATCAAATCAgtagaggaaaaacacaagaaatCAAAGAAAGATGAAAACTTTATCAAATTCCCAGATCCAAAAAGCAAAAATCCAGATCTCCCATTCAACAAACTTTTCAATCAATAAAGAGATACATACATCAACTTTGTCAAATCAATTGTTAAGAACCGAACGACGTGTCTGTGATATATAGATGAAATTCAAATGCAATAGAGGAGAGAGATCTTACGGTGATGAAGAAGGAAtcacagagagagagagggggcaGTAGATCTAGAAAAAGACTGCCCTTTGTACAATTGACAAGAAATGGGCAATTTTGGAGGTTCTCTTCTTGTTTTAGCGAAAGCCTCACGTATTTTAATGTCACTCCTAATAAATTGTCacgattttgaatttttaaatttttttttttatttattttttttggaaataggtaacttaattttcaaatattaagttACAGATTTGGATTCTATTCTATTAGGCTCTTCACCATATATTAGAGTATTtaggttgaatttttttaaatattaaattgtattcttgtaatttttgtaaataatatttatatataaaatataatttacgaATTACCTCTCTTGATTTCTAAAATTCGCAAAATtattcaacttaattaatttactttaaGCAATCAACAAAATTTgctctaaaaaaataatatcacataataAATAGTTAAGTGAATGTTATAAATTAGATCTTGTATACAAGATATTATATGCTATTATCCTTGGCATTTTttaaagggcaactttcacatatagcaaacaaaaaattcatatttgtataatatagcaaactttgcataattgcgctccatagcaaacataaaaactgtataattcgctatacatatacaagtgtataattcgctggcctatttcgctgcaattgtataatttgctttgcatatagttgaatcgaattaaaatatatgtatattgcataattataagtttatagcaaaaagatatatgtttttctcgctttatacaaaaacagaaacacaatatatacacttctgttgtataaagctagagaaaattgtatttcactgcaattgtataattcgttggcttttttctctgcaatttttgaagtaaaatgtttgtaaattgtataattaagtgtataacacgaagatatacatttttgcatgtgtatatacaattttctctcgctttatacaaaacagaaactgaattatacacttttgtgtataaagcgagagaggcgagaatgggagagtggcgagcgagacttctgggagagagacgcctggcaaatttttgccaacgtttgctatggagcacaattaaatcaaaccctagctattccatttaatttaggttattagtttgctgttttatacaattttcccttttttaaattCTATTGTATAGTATCATTTTTCGATTATTATTATACATAATGATGATATATGCTTGATAAATAAACATCTTCAATATGAGTCGTATATATGAAATTTGACTCAGGAAAAATAAATTCCGAGGAGAAAAAGTTGTTGTTGAGGGATTTTATCATTATAAAGTTGGTAGTTATTGATCGTTGGGTATTTATGTTGGTTGATGGTTGATATAAATATGGGATTGTTTAAGCTTAgattagaaattttgaaaaaagattagtcctttcgtttaaaaaagattgaccttttatttttaatctgtttaaaaagaatgacattttttttaagaacTTTCCATGTGGCATGTTTAAGGCTACAAGATCAGAGGGCAATTTTGTAAATTTGagataactttaatttaggattaaagtTATTGTTTAGTATTATTTCCTACGTCCATTTTAATTGTTATGTTGcactttttgaaaataatttgatcgaattttaaagttaaatttgactacattaattcgatattttaaacaaaaatttaaatatttcaaaattatgcgaaaagtactataaatcaaattatttacatatcaatataatgaaaaaagtaTATTGTAAAATGATAACCAAAGTTATTATCTTTTAACTCTAGAAAAGAGAAATTATgacaatcaaaaaataaaaataaaaaatatcattgacTGAAAATTAAAGTGAGAGTACATATTAATGTGATAAAAATATAGTATGAGATATTGTAAGCTGTTCAGAGTATTTgcaaactatatatataaaaaaaaaagtagatgaTATCACACAAAATTGAAAGCAAAACATCAAGACATAATAATATGTGTACCTGATAATTTTCTAAGTAAATAAATTCTCAATTCGAGTACAtgtcataattataatcaaatGAATcgaattagaaattaaaaaactGTATCAAAGCATATAAGCAGACTTAAACCACGTGAAAAAGAAATTGGCCTTGTGACAAACAAAACCAAAGTCTAAATTTTACTTCCTCCCTTCCGATTTATTCGTCACGTTTCATTTCTTCATcgttaaatagtttaaatttgatcaaaaatttGTTTAcagaatcttcaatttttttttttaaaaaatatgcatttgtaaactacgtaaaTAGTACTacaagtcacaataattgacaattgaaaaatttatgaaaaaccTATGATTAAAAATAACCTTGATTTGAATCTCGAAATTTAAAAGGTATCATAAAACCTTTTAAAtcattgatttttaatttgttccatttttttttatttttttggtatgtATCAAGATATAACAATGAAAAGAGGTCATTATATTTGTGAAGCAAGAACAATGGTAATAATGATACAACAAAGTTTTTAGGAGTTGCTCAGCTAAATAACATTCTTCTACAACTACTTGATAAAGTCCATGCATTTTTAATGCTGCAACTGCATTTCCATGTcctttttctgtttttctttttcaatatcaccaatttcttcatcaaattctaTTGGAAGCAGCTTCAACTCATTATTTTTTCCCCAAAGTACTCCATAAAGTCCCAATACTATCAGAATTGACCCTATAAccctgaaaaataaattaattaccaaaaatacacattaattaattagtccAAATAATGACGATGAATGTGTAgactttaatttaataaattaacttacgttccgatgtagattttctctTGAAGCACACCCCAGCTGAGAATTGCTACAATTACTAGCAATAATGGATTGAATACTGAAACATACAATGGACCTTTTCTTTCTATGCACCATGACATTAAGCAGTAAGCTAATGCAGTGCACACCACTCcctgtaaatttaaattaaaataacgcGTTTTATTAATtagtcatatattttttaaaataacttgttatagtgtatataaattaaatacgtACGGAGTAAATAGAAGAGACAGCTCTGATGCTATGGCTCAAAGACCAATCAGATATATTATGATCAAAGCAAATTCCAACAATCACACATTGAAAACTAGCCATTAGACACATCAAAGCTGAGCTAGAATAAGGAGCTGCATACACCATGCTTAGTTTTGCCtgaccaaaaataataataataataataaaatatcaattgaatagtaaaaattaaaatcttggtgaaaaataaaatttgttaccTGAAGGATAGACCAAATTCCCCAAGAAACAGCACTAATAATGAGTAGAAAAGGGCctaatatgaaattttcatgGGTTGTGGTGCTTTTATTTT is part of the Solanum lycopersicum chromosome 1, SLM_r2.1 genome and harbors:
- the LOC101249410 gene encoding ADP-ribosylation factor 1, encoding MGLSFGKLFSRLFAKKEMRILMVGLDAAGKTTILYKLKLGEIVTTIPTIGFNVETVEYKNISFTVWDVGGQDKIRPLWRHYFQNTQGLIFVVDSNDRDRVVEARDELHRMLNEDELRDAVLLVFANKQDLPNAMNAAEITDKLGLHSLRQRHWYIQSTCATSGEGLYEGLDWLSNNIANKG
- the LOC101256713 gene encoding WAT1-related protein At1g09380 isoform X1; amino-acid sequence: MGNDLLPLLTMVIVQLGYAGMNIISKLAMDSGMNPFVHVAYRQIFATIAIAPFAYFLERKTRPKLTPSILFQIFLCSIFGVSMNQITYFVGLKNTTPTISCALSNLTPAVTFLLAIPFGLERVGLGSKAGQAKMLGTILCVGGAMLLSFYHGSIVPIDQPNIHWKYAQDMTQNKSTTTHENFILGPFLLIISAVSWGIWSILQAKLSMVYAAPYSSSALMCLMASFQCVIVGICFDHNISDWSLSHSIRAVSSIYSGVVCTALAYCLMSWCIERKGPLYVSVFNPLLLVIVAILSWGVLQEKIYIGTVIGSILIVLGLYGVLWGKNNELKLLPIEFDEEIGDIEKEKQKKDMEMQLQH
- the LOC101256713 gene encoding WAT1-related protein At1g09380 isoform X2 codes for the protein MEETNLQQDIIRKTRPKLTPSILFQIFLCSIFGVSMNQITYFVGLKNTTPTISCALSNLTPAVTFLLAIPFGLERVGLGSKAGQAKMLGTILCVGGAMLLSFYHGSIVPIDQPNIHWKYAQDMTQNKSTTTHENFILGPFLLIISAVSWGIWSILQAKLSMVYAAPYSSSALMCLMASFQCVIVGICFDHNISDWSLSHSIRAVSSIYSGVVCTALAYCLMSWCIERKGPLYVSVFNPLLLVIVAILSWGVLQEKIYIGTVIGSILIVLGLYGVLWGKNNELKLLPIEFDEEIGDIEKEKQKKDMEMQLQH